The DNA window AGTAAAAAGGCTCAAAAAGTAGAACAACAAAAAAGAAAGAAAGTAGTTAAAGAAGAAATTAAAAATTATCTTGCAAAGACACAAAACATAAAGAATATTAAAGTTGAATATGAAAAGGTTTATGCAAGAAAAGGTGTTGAATATAAATATAGAGACGTTTTTGACGTTGTTGTTCAAATGTTTGAACCAAAGACTAATAAATTAATATCAACAAACGCTTATGAAGTTGAGGGAATAACAACAAAATCAGGTAAAAATAATTATGTAACTGCATGACAAGTTAATGGCGAAATTGATCTTGAAAATACAAAAAGAAGAATTGCTATTGCTGAAAAAAAAGTTAAATTAACAAAACAAGAGAAAGTTGTATTAAAAAAAGAAGAAAAACAAAAAACTATTGAACATAAAACTCAAGTTAAAGAAGAACTTAAAAATATTAAAGTTGAGAAAAAAAATCAAAAAAGCAATAAGGATATTTCTCTTCAAATGGATAAAGCTATCAAAGCAACAACAGTTAAATTTATACCAAGAAGAAATAAATAGCATATTTTTTTAGATATGTTTTTTTATTTAGGGGGATTATAAAATGAAAGTAGTTACAAAAGAAGATTTTAAAAGATATATGAGTGTTTGCCCTAAAATTGCTTGAATTTTTCATAGTTTAGAGAATTTTAAAAAAATAGTTAATCTAAGAAAAAATAAGATTGTTGAAACACATTACAAAGTTGAAATGAACAGTGATGAAGATTTCAATTCGTCTTTTGGTTTTAATGCAATTGATTTGTATTCTGATTTGCTTACACAAGAAGAAAGTCTTTTAACAAAAGAACAGTTAATTCAAAAAGACTTATTGATTAAGCAATTAAATGATTTGAATGGTTTTGAAATTTCAGGTCTTCCTGCAGAAACAATTGTTGATGGTTTAGCAGTAGGTGAAGCTGCACGTGAGTATTATATTGAAAAGCTATATGAAGATAATGCCAAAAATAAAACAAACTTTGAATATTTTGATTTTCAAGATATGGAATATCATCAAACAATTAAAAAAACCAAGGAGCTTTTAGAAAACAGAAATATTAAGTATTTATTTGAACCAACTTTTGAAGCTAATGATTCTATGCTTAGAGTTAGATGTGATGTTTTAATTAACCATGGTAATAGACATGTAACAATTGTTGAATTTAAAGCATCAACTGCATCAAAAGTCGAACATTTTTTTGATGTTATGTATCAAAAAAAAGTTTTAGAAAAAAATGGTTATATTGTTGATGATGTAAATATAGGTTTAATAAACAGAGATTACATTAGAGCCACTGGTATTCAAAATGAGAGACGAGATTTTGAAGTATCAAATTTATATAATATTGATTTTGAAAATGATGTGAAGCCTAAAATTATGGATATAAAACTACCAATTAGTGGCGAATCTGATTTAGTATATTCGCAATTAATAAGAATCACAGATAAATTAGATAACTCTACAAAATTACCAAAAATAAATAGTCTAATTGATGGTATGGAAGCAAATGATTTTTATTTTGATGGGTGTATAAATGAAATATTAAATTTTTTTGAATCAGAAAAAAATTTATTTAATAGTAAGTGTCAAAAAATCAAATTTGAATATGCAAAATTAAGTTATAAAATTGAAGAAAAATACTGTCAACACGTTGTTCCATATTATGATAAAACTAATTTCAATCTTTATGAGCTTTCAGGTTTTAAAGCTTCTGCTGCAATTATTCATAGATTATTTCCAAATGATATATATATAGAAAATATTAAAAGTTTAGAGGATAGTAAATATATCTATAACTCTAAAAACTTATTTAAAGATGATCAAAAGAGAGTCATTAAGGTAGTTTCTAATTTTATTAAAAATAAAAAACTTGAAGCAAAAGATATTATTAAAGAAGGTTCCTATGAAACAATATTAAATGATTTAAAACAATATTATAAATATCCAGTTTATATGTATGACTTTGAAACAGTTAAATGAGCGATTCCTAAATATGATAATTCATGGTCTTATCAACAAATTCCCTTTCAGTATTCAATTCATGTAATTGATAATCCAAATTATGATTTTAATGATCCAATAAATACAATGAAGCATTTAAATTTTATTGCAAGTAAACAAGAAGACCCAAGACCAGAATTTTTATTAAATTTTATTAGAGATTGTTTTAAATATGGCCCTGGTGTTTATGTTGCTTATAACAAATCTTTTGAAAAAGGGGTTTTAAAAAATCTTATCTATTGTTATCCCCAATTTACTGTTCCATTAACCTATATCTATATGAATACTATTGATTTGATGGAATTTTTTAGAAAAAAATGTGACAATTGATTAATTTATCATCCTGAATTTAGAGGTTCATATTCTATTAAAAAAACTCAACCAGCTTTGGACAGTAGTTTAAATTATAAAGATTTAAAAATTAATAAGGGAGATAAAGCAAGTCAAACATTTAGACAATTTTTAGATAATATAATTAGTCAAGAAGAGTATGAAATAATTTTAAAAGAAGATATGCTTAAGTATTGTGATAGAGATACATTAGCAATGATTGTAGTGTTACAAAAAGTAGTTGATATTATTAAAGAATATAACCCAAATTTCTTAGAAGATCTTGAAAAGCAAAAGGAGGATAAGTAATATGTATAAAGTGATATTTTGTGGAACACCTAATATATCAGTTGAAATTTTAAAGGGGTTAGAAAATATTGGAGTTTCAATTGAAGCAGTTATTACTCAACCTGATAAGCAAATTGGTAGAAAAAAGGAAATTAAATTTTCACCAGTAAAAGAATATAGTTTAAGTAAAAAATATAGACTATTTCAGCCTTTGAAAATCTCACAAATTTATGATGAGTTAAAAAAAATAGAAGCAGATTTTATGGTTACTTGTGCTTATGGACAATTTATTACTCAACCCATTTTAGATCTTTTTAAAAATTGTGTTAATGTTCATGCAAGTCTTTTACCTAAATATAGGGGTGGAAGTCCTATTCAATATGCAATTATGAATGGAGAAACTAAAACTGGAATTTCATTAATGAAAATGATCAAAAAAATGGACGCCGGGGAAATATATTGTCAATCAGAAATAGCAATTAGACAAGAAGATAACTCAGCTTTAGTTTTTGAAAAAATGGCTGTTTTAGGAAAAAAAATGATAGAAGAAAATTTATTAAAAATAT is part of the Spiroplasma cantharicola genome and encodes:
- the fmt gene encoding methionyl-tRNA formyltransferase, whose product is MYKVIFCGTPNISVEILKGLENIGVSIEAVITQPDKQIGRKKEIKFSPVKEYSLSKKYRLFQPLKISQIYDELKKIEADFMVTCAYGQFITQPILDLFKNCVNVHASLLPKYRGGSPIQYAIMNGETKTGISLMKMIKKMDAGEIYCQSEIAIRQEDNSALVFEKMAVLGKKMIEENLLKIFKGELNGIQQDESKVTFAYNLKNDQEKIDWNKSANEINNFIRALSPQPVAFTYINQERIKIKSARVIKDEEKLITLDILFANGEIIAIDKEGIIVNTTNGFLKILELQREGKKMVSAATFSAPNSPIKVGWIFK
- a CDS encoding DUF2779 domain-containing protein, which encodes MKVVTKEDFKRYMSVCPKIAWIFHSLENFKKIVNLRKNKIVETHYKVEMNSDEDFNSSFGFNAIDLYSDLLTQEESLLTKEQLIQKDLLIKQLNDLNGFEISGLPAETIVDGLAVGEAAREYYIEKLYEDNAKNKTNFEYFDFQDMEYHQTIKKTKELLENRNIKYLFEPTFEANDSMLRVRCDVLINHGNRHVTIVEFKASTASKVEHFFDVMYQKKVLEKNGYIVDDVNIGLINRDYIRATGIQNERRDFEVSNLYNIDFENDVKPKIMDIKLPISGESDLVYSQLIRITDKLDNSTKLPKINSLIDGMEANDFYFDGCINEILNFFESEKNLFNSKCQKIKFEYAKLSYKIEEKYCQHVVPYYDKTNFNLYELSGFKASAAIIHRLFPNDIYIENIKSLEDSKYIYNSKNLFKDDQKRVIKVVSNFIKNKKLEAKDIIKEGSYETILNDLKQYYKYPVYMYDFETVKWAIPKYDNSWSYQQIPFQYSIHVIDNPNYDFNDPINTMKHLNFIASKQEDPRPEFLLNFIRDCFKYGPGVYVAYNKSFEKGVLKNLIYCYPQFTVPLTYIYMNTIDLMEFFRKKCDNWLIYHPEFRGSYSIKKTQPALDSSLNYKDLKINKGDKASQTFRQFLDNIISQEEYEIILKEDMLKYCDRDTLAMIVVLQKVVDIIKEYNPNFLEDLEKQKEDK